TCGTAGGAGACCTGGTGCGGCAGGTGCGGAACAGAAGAGGGGGAAGGGGCCGGGGCGGCGGTGGCCCGGCCCCCGGGCGGAAGGACCGCCGGCGAAGCCGTCGGGGGCGCCGTCAGCCCTTGATCGCGCCCTGCATGATCCCGCCCACGATCTGCTTGCCGAACAGGACGAAGGCGATCAGCAGCGGCAGGGTGCCCAGCAGGGCGCCGGCCATGATCACCGCCTGGTCCGGGACGTACCCGGTGCCGAGCGAGTTCAGGGCCACCTGCACCGTCGGGTTCTGCTGGTTCAGGGCGATGATCGGCCAGAGGAAGTCGTTCCAGGCGAACACGAACGTCAGCAGGCCGAGGACGGCCATGGCCGGGCGCGCCGCGGGGAAGACCACGTGCCAGACGATCCGGATGCTGCTCGCCCCGTCCACCCGGGCCGCCTCGATCAGCTCCGTCGGCAGCGCCTGCACCAGGTACTGGCGCATGAAGAAGGTGCCGAAGGCGGTGACGAGACTCGGCAGGATCACCGTCTGCAGCTGGTTGGACCAGCCGAGGTCGGACATCCACAGGTACAGCGGTACGACGGCCAGCTGCGGCGGGATCATCATCGTGCCGATGGTCAGCAGCAACAGCAGGCTGGAGAAGCGGAACCGCAGCTTGGCGAAGGCGAACCCGGCCAGCGTGGAGAACAGCACCGTGCTCACCGTGATCGTGCCCGCCACGATCACCGAGTTGAACATCGCGGTCCCGAGACCCGCCTGGTCCCAGGCCGTCTGCAGGTTCGTGAACAGATTGCCGCCGAACCACAGCGGCGGCGGGGTCTCGGCCAACCGCCGGTCGGTGCGGGACGCGGCGACCGCCGTCCACACCAGCGGGGCGAGCGAGACCAGCGCGAAGACGGTGAGCACGACGTAGGCCACCGGGCCCGCGTGCAGCTGCTTGCCGGCGCCCATCACCCGGCGACGGCCGGCCTTCCGGGGCAGGGTGAGTTCAGTGGTCGTCATTGGGACTTCCTCAGCCGTCGGGTGAGCAGCAGATTGACCGCGGCGATGATCAGCAGGACCAGGAACATCGACCAGGCGATCGCGGACGCCTTGCCGAGATTGCCGATGATCCAGCCCTGGTCGTACATGTACAGGCCGAGCGTCTGGTACTGGTGCTCGGAGCCGCCCTTGGACCCGCTCACCCCGCCGAACAGCAGCGGCTCGCCGAAGAGCTGGGTCGCGCCGATCGTGGAGACCACGACCGTGAACAGGATCGTCGGGCGCAGCTGCGGGATGGTCACGTGCCGGAACTGCTGCCAGCGGTTGGCGCCGTCGATCGCCGCCGACTCGTACAGATCGGTCGGGATCGCCTGCATGGCGGCCAGGTAGATCAGCGCGTTGTACCCCGTCCACCGCCAGATCACGATCGAGGACACCGCGAACTGCGAACCCCAGTCGGACTCACGCCAGTTGATCGGGTTCACCCCGAAGAAGTGCAGGATCCAGTTGACCATGCCGCCGTCCCACGAGTACAGCAGCGTGAACACCAGGGTCGCCGCGGCCACCGAGGTGGCGTACGGGGTGAGCATCACCACACGCCAGACGGTGGAACCGCGCAGCTTGTAGTTCAGCAGGTGCGCCAGCCCGATCGCGGCCAGCAGCTGCGGCACGGTCGAGATGACACCGATGGTCAGGGTGTTCTTCAGCGCGTTCCAGAAGAAGTCCGAGGACCACAGGTTCTTGTAGTTGTCCAGGCCCGCCCAGGTCTGGTGGTCCAGGGCCGACAGCTGCACGTTGTGCAGCGAGTACCAGGCCGTGTACAGCAGCGGGACCAGGGTGAAGGCGCCGAACAGGATGAAGAAGGGGGACACGAACGCGTACGGCGACGCCTTCATGTCCCAGCGGTACAGCCGGCTGCGCCAGGAGTCGGGGCCCGCCGGGGTACCGCGACCGTGAGCGCCCCGGGCCGCGCCCGGCGGAGTGCCGGGCGCGGCGTCGGCGCTCGCCGCGGGGTGCGCGAGAGCCTGCTTGGAGCTGGTCACTGGCCGAGCACGTCCTTGATCTCCTTGGACGCCGCGTCCCAGCCCTGGGACGGCGACTTGCCCTTCTGCTCGACCTGGAGGATGCCGACGTCGGTGATCGCGGAGTTGATCGGCTGGTCCTTGATGCCGAAGTACTGGACCGGGATGGTCTTGGCCGAGTCGGCGAAGATCTGGGTGATCGGCGCGTTCGAGAAGTACGCCGTGGTGTCCGCGGCCGGCTTCAGGCTCGCGTACGCCGACGGGGTCGACGGGAAGCTGGCCTGCTTGGCGAAGACCTTGGCCTGCTGCTCGGGCGCGGTCAGCCACTTGGCCAGCGCGATGGCCTCCTTCTGGTGCTTGCTCGCGAGCGGCACGCCGAGGAAGGAGCCGCCCCAGTTGGCCGCGGTGGGCGCCGCCGCCACGTCCCACTTGCCCTTGCCGGAGTCACCGGACTTCTGCTCGATGTAGCCGAGCATCCAGGCCGGGCAGGCGACGGTGGCGAAGGTGCCGTTGGCGTAGCCCTGGTCCCAGGTGGGGTCGAACTGCTTCAGCTTCGCCGACATGTCGCTGGTGGCGACGTCCATGGCGGCGTTCCAGGCCTTCTTCACGCCGTCGGACTTGTCCCAGACGACGTTCCCGTCCTTGTCGTAGTAACGCTCGTCACCGCCGCCGAGGGCCGCGTTGTAGACGGAGGCCGCGGAGTCCACGAACTTGGTGCCCTTGGGCGCCTTCTTCATGTACTGCTTGCCGACGTCGACGTACTTGGCCCAGTCGCCCTTCCACATCTCGGCGAGCTTGGTCCGGTCGGTCGGCAGCCCGGCCTTCTGGAGCAGGTCCTTGCGGTAGCAGATGGCCATCGGGCCGATGTCCGTGCCGAGGCCTATGAGCTTGCCGTCCTTGGTGGTGGCCTGGGCGTTCTTCCAGTCCAGCCACTGCGACTTGTCGACCTGCTTGCCGAGGTCGACGAACTTGTTCGCCTGGGTCTGCACGGCCTCGGTGATGTTGCCGACCTCGATGGCCTGGATGTCGTCGGTGCCGGAGCCGGCCTGGAGGCGGGTGAGCACCTTCGGCCAGTACACGTCGGTACGGGTGGTGACGTTCTCCTTGATGTTGATGTCGGGGTGGAGCTTCATGTACTCGTCGTAGAGGCCGGCCTGCTTGTAGCCGAAGACGCCGAAGGTGCCGACGGTCAGCGTGATCTTGCCCTTGCCACTGCCGTTTCCGCCGGAGTCGTTCGACGAGCCGTCGTCCGAGTCCTTGGCGCAGCCGGCCAGCAGCCCGGTGGTCAGTGCGGCCACGGCCGCGAGGGCCATCAGCCGCCGTGACCGGCGGATGCTCGTGCGCATTGCGTCCTCCTGTTGCCTGACGTGCCGACCCCCCGGCCAACTGCATGATTTGGGCCCGTTCTTGCGCGCTGCGGCTCGGGCGGGGAACGTGCGGGTTGTGTAGGTGTCAGGTACTGTGGGAGCGCTCCCACCAGTGATGTGTTGAAGAGTCGCGGGTCGGCGCCGGGGTGTCAAGGGAGCGGACGCGGACAACTCTGTTCAGTTATCTGAGCGTTAACTGAGGACGCGCGGCGGCGGCGACCGTCGATATCCGGCCGACCGGCGGGGAAGGAAAAGGTGGGGGGCGAGGAGGAACCGGAGGCCGGTCGCGCGGGGGGTGGGGGCGGCACCCCCGGGACGGTCACTGCGGCGGACGGTCCTGTTACATTCCAGGCCAGCACCACGAGTCGGTCGAGAGGGGCGGAGCCCATGGTAAGCCACGGAGCGCGGGGCCGGAGCGGTGGCCGGCCCACGCTCGAGGAGGTCGCCGCCCGGGCCGGAGTCGGCCGGGGCACCGTCTCGCGGGTGATCAACGGCTCGCCCCGGGTGAGCGACGCCACCCGCGCCGCGGTCGAGGCCGCGGTCGCCGAGCTGGGCTACGTCCCCAACACGGCCGCCCGTGCCCTGGCCGCCAACCGCACCGACTCCATCGCCCTCGTGGTCCCCGAACCCGAGACCCGATTCTTCGCAGAACCGTACTTCTCGGACATGCTGCGCGGTGTGGGCTCGGAACTCTCCGACACCGAGATGCAGTTGCTGCTGATCTTCGCGGGCAGCGACCGCGAGCGCCGGCGCCTCGCCCAGTACCTGGCGGCCCACCGGGTGGACGGCGTCCTGCTGGTCTCCGTCCACGCCGACGACCCGCTGCCCGACATGCTGTCCCAGCTGGAGATCCCGGCCGTGATCAGCGGCCCCCGCTCGGCCGGCGAGACGCTCACCTCCGTGGACTCCGACAACTACGGCGGCGCCCGCTCGGCCGTGGAGCACCTGCTGTCCCGGGGCCGCACCCGCATCGCCCACATCACCGGCCGCCTCGACGTCTACGGCGCCCAGCGCCGCGTCGACGGCTACCGCGACGCCCTGCGCGACGCGGGCCGGGATGCGGACGAACTCCTCGTCGAGCCGGGCGACTTCACCGAGGAGGGCGGCCGCCGCGCCATGTCCGTGCTGCTGGAGCGCCGCCCCGACCTGGACGCGGTCTTCGCCGGCTCGGACGTGATGGCGGCCGGCGCCCGGCAGGTGCTGCGCGAGGCGGGCCGCCGCATCCCCGACGACGTGGCCCTCGTGGGCTACGACGACTCGGCCATAGCCCGCCACATGGACCCGCCGCTGACCAGCGTCCGCCAGCCCATCCAGGAGATGGGCCGCGCCATGATCGACCTGCTGCTCACGGAGATCGCCGACCGCCGCCCGGCCGCGTCCCGGGGCCTGGAGCGACGGCACGCGGTGCTCCCCACGGAACTGGTGCCGCGCGCGTCGTCGTAGCGGTGCCGCCGGCTGTGTCGTCGAGGGTGGGGCGACGGGCAGGTGGCGGGGCGCGGCCCGGTGTCCGTCGCCGGCCGCCTGCCGCGGCGGTGAGGTCCCGGGGCCGCCGGCATCGCCGCCGTACAAACGACTCAGCCGGTGACGCGTCCTGCGACGACGTCACCGGCTGATCGGTGAGGGTGAGTGACGGGACTCGAACCCGCGACATCCTGGACCACAACCAGGTGCTCTACCAGCTGAGCTACACCCACCACGACCGGCGGTGGAACGTGTCGTTTCCCCGACCGGCCGAGAAGAAGTCTACAGGGTCGGAAGGGGTGCTCGCGCACACGTTTTCGCGCGACGCTCCGCGCGCCGTCCGCCGGGAGGACCGGGCCGTTCGCGGGCGGCTAGCGCGCGGGCAGGACGTGCTTGGCCGCGATCGACTTCGCGGTGTCGGAGTCCGGGCCGGGCTGCGGGACGAAGATGGCCTCGCGGTAGTAGCGCAGCTCGGCGATCGACTCGCGGATGTCGGCGAGGGCCCGGTGGTTGCCGTTCTTCTCCGGGCTGTTGAAGTACGCCCGCGGATACCAGCGGCGGGCCAGCTCCTTGATGGAGGACACGTCGACGATCCGGTAGTGCAGGTAGTCCTCCAGGGTCGGCATGTCCCGCAGCAGGAAGCCGCGGTCGGTGCCGACGGAGTTGCCGCACAGCGGGGCCTTGCCGGGTTCCTTCACGTACTCCTTCACATACGCGAGGACCTGTTCCTCGGCGTCCTTCAGCGTCGTGCCGTTCGGCAGCTCCGCGAGCAGGCCGGACGTGGTGTGCATCTGACGCACGACCTCCGGCATCGTCTCCAGCGCCTGCTCCGGCGGGCGGATGACGATGTCCACCCCCTCGCCGAGTACGTTCAGCTCGGAGTCGGTGACGAGGGCGGCCACCTCGATGAGCGCGTCGTCGGACAGCGAGAGGCCGGTCATCTCGCAGTCGATCCACACCATGCGATCGTTCATGCGTCCACCCTAAAGCGGACCTGAGCTTTTGGGTGCCCCCCTGCGCTCGCCCCGCGCTCGGCGGGAGCCGGTGAGCGGGTGGGGGCGGGACGATCCCGCCCCCACGCTCAGTTGCCGCTGCGCGGCCCCGGCAGCAGCCCCACCGCGCCGGCCGCCTGGCGGCGGCTCTGCATCGGGACGCCGTTGTCGCGCTCCGAGTGCAGCACGGAGGGCGCGTGGCCCATCGGCCCGTGGCCGGACAGGCCCGCGGCCGGGCCCGGCTGGCCGGAGGCCTGCGCCTGCGGCTCCGCGTCCGCCGGTTTCTCGCCCTGCGGCCTGCGGGCGCGGTAGGCGGCCCGGTAGGCGGCCGGGGACGAGCCGAGCTGGCGGCGGAAGTGGCCGCGCAGCGCGACGGGGGAGCGGAAGCCGCACCGGCCCGCCACCTCGTCCACGGAGTAGTCCGAGGTCTCCAGCAGCCGCTGGGCCTGCAGCACCCGCTGGGCCTGCAGCACCCGCTGGGTGATCAGCCACTGCAGCGGAGCGCTGCCGGTCAGCGAGCGGAACCGGCGGTCGAACGTACGGCGGCTCATATAGGCGCGTGCCGCCAGCGTCTCCACGTCGAACTGCTCGTGGAGGTGTTCCAGCGCCCAGGCGACGACCTCGGCGAGCGGGTCGGCGCCGATCTCCTCGGGTAAAGACCTGTCGAGGTAGCGTTCCTGCCCGCCCGACCGGCGCGGCGGGACCACCAGGCGCCGGGCGAGCGCGCCGGCCGCCTCGTTGCCGTGGTCCGTGCGCACGATGTGGAGGCAGAGATCGATGCCGGCCGCCGTACCCGCGCTGGTCAGGACGTCGCCGTCGTCCACGAACAGCTCGCGCGGATCGACGTGCACCGACGGATAGCGCTTGGCCAGCGTCGGCGCGTACATCCAGTGGGTGGTCGCCGGACGGCCGTCCAGCAGGCCCGCCGCGGCCAGCACGAAGGCGCCGGTGCACAGGCCGACTATGCGGGCGCCCTCCTCGTGCGCCCGGCGCAGCGCGTCGAGCGCCTCCTCCGGCGGTGGCGCGGTGATCGACCGCCAGGCCGGCACGACGACCGTCCCGGCGCGGGAGATCGCCTCCAGTCCATGTGGTGCGGTGAGTTCCAGGCCCCCTGTGGTCCGCAGCGGGCCCTCCTCGCCGGCGCACACCAACAGGCGGTAGCGCGGCACGCCGGCGTCCTGGCGGTCGATCCCGAACACCGACAACGGAATGGAACTCTCGAAGATGGGGCCGCCGCTGAACAGCAGCACCGCGACGATCTCCTTGCGGCGTCGCCCGGAGAGTTTCCGGGCCGCGGCTTCCGGCGCGGCAGTGGAGTCGTGGCTCATACTGCTAAGCCCCCCTCGGTGGTCGCGGCTCCTCGGTTGTGTCGCTCCTGCACGTTTCCCCTCGGTCCTGCACGAGTCCCCCGCCGTAAGACAGTCAAGATCGAATCTACTGGTTCCCGCGGTCGGGCGGTGACCAGTTCCACACGCCTCGGATTGTCGACATGACAACTTGGCGTGAAGCATTCGATCACGAAGCGTTGCACTCGTGGAGCGCGCAGGGAAGTGCGCCTTGTGGCGGTGGCTAAACCGCGTAGGGTGCGCCGGCGCCCGCAGACCCTTTCCGTGCAGGTCGAACGGGGGTTGGAGGGTGGTCGGGAGCCCCATGGGGCGACATTCGGAAGTTGGCTGAAAAGAAGCGTTCCGGGGTGCGGAAACAGGTCAATCGACCGGTGTCGGCCGACGGGTGTGACGTCCGCCTCTTTGCGCACCGGAATCCTCTGCGGAAACCTCGCCGTCACCTCCGTGCCGCCGGGCGCACCGCTCCGACCGGCGCAGCAGGAGCCGGCAGGCGGTGGTGACGGCGGCCAGGCCCAGCGCGGCCCCCGCCGCGCCGGCCGGCGAGGTGCCGTACCAGAGCAGGACCACGGGGACGAGCGCGCAGCTGAAGGCGGCCCAGCGGATCACGTCGCTCACGGTGTCCGGCGCGGGGCGCGGCTCGGGGTCGGGGCGGGGACCGGACATCACTCGAACTCCCTGTGGCGGTGGCTCACCGATACTCAACGCGTGTCCGGCCGGTCGGTCACCGGCCGTACATCCGGTGACCCTGTGCAAACCGCCTGTACGGGGCAGCAACCATTGCGTTACGGGCGTCGCTCGTGCATGCTCCGGTGAACCCCTGCGGACACCGGGGGACCGCTTACGGAGCGTGCGCGGCATCTGGGCTCGGGAGGCGTGCCGCCGTACCCTTGGGGGTATGGGGTTGGGAAGACCTTTCCCGGACTTCCCGGGTACGGATTCCGCCGCACGCTTCGTCCCCCATCCATAAAGGATCACAACGCCGAGACAGCCATGGCCGGTCACGAATTCTTCGAACCCGCGGACCGCAAGCGGCCGGTCGCCGACCCCACGGCGGCCGATCCCCTGGCGGCGGAAGAGTCACGCCCCTCCTGCGACCCTGCCTTCCGGCACGGAGTCGTCGTCGGCTTCGACGGCTCCACCTCCAGTGAGCGTGCCCTCGCCTACGCCGTCGGCATGGCCCACCGCTCGCACTCGGGCCTGATCATCGTCCATGTCGCCAACCGGCTGCCCACCACCGTGTGGGCCGGCTGCGAGCCGCCGGTCTTCGTCGACGTGCCGGACCATCGCACCGAGGTGCTCGGTCTGGAGCTGGCGTGCGCCGACCATCTGGCCGAGGTGCCGTGGATCCTGGTCGAGCGGGGCGGGGACATCTGCCACGAACTGGAAGAGGTCGGGCGGGAGTACGAGGCGGACGCGATCGTCGTCGGCTCCACGCACGGCATCGTCGGCCGGATCTTCGGCTCCGTCGCGGGACGGCTCGCCAAGCGGGCGCAGCGGCCCGTGATCGTCATTCCCTGACGGTCGCTCCCCGATCCCCGGTTCCCTTTGTGCAACGCGAAACTACTCGCGCGTAGAGGTGGTTTGTGCCCTTGTGAAGGGCATATACCGGTCACCGCACAACTGCACAGCATGAAGGGAGCCCGCCGTGGACAACGGAGTCTCTGCGGGAATCGGAAGCACCGTCGTGGCCGGCCGACTCGCCCTGGGAGTCACCCTGTTGGCGTTCGGACTCGGCACGACCGGAGTGATCCATTCGGTGGCGGCGTCCGACGCCGTGTCACTGGCCCACTACGTGGGCGGAGTTGCCCTGTTCCTCCTCGGTCTGCTCGCCTTCCGGGGCGGCGACAGCGCCTCCGGCACGGGCTTCGCGGCCCTCGGCGCACTGTGGTTCACCTGGGCCGTCGCGGGCCACTCCTCCGCCAACGCGGCCGGGCTCTTCCTGCTGCTGTTCGCCCTCGTGGCGCTCACCCTGACCCTCGCGGGCGGCGACAGCCTCGGACAGCTCATGTACGGGCTGCTGTTCCTGGCGATGCTGGTGCTGGGCGTCGCGGCGTTCGCCGACAGCTCCTCGCTGACCAAGGTGGGCGGCTGGGTCGCCGCGGTGTCGGGGGCGGTCGCCTGGTACGCGGCCACCGCGGCGCTCGCGCACTGGCCGACGGTGCTTCCTCGGCGTGCCGCCGGCCGGGGGGTGACGGCCACCGGCTGAATCTGGCGGCGCTGAAAGGGACCCCCACGTGAAGGTGGCCACGTGGGGGTCCCTTTTTTGCGCCTAAACCGGCGCCGCTCTCGCGGACGTGGTTGCTCGCCGCGGGGGTTGCTCAATTGTCGCTTCGGTGGTCGAGGGAATTTCCTACTCCACCGTCACCGACTTCGCCAGGTTCCTCGGCTTGTCGATGTCCCTGCCCAGGGCCTTCGCCGTGTGGTACGCGAGGAGCTGGAGCGGGATGCCCATGAGGATGGGGTCGAGCTCGTCCTCGTTCTTGGGGACGACGATCGTCTGGTCGGCCTTCTCCTGCGGCTGGTGGGCCACGGCGAGGATCTTGCCGCTGCGGGCCTTGATCTCCTCCAGGGCCGCGCGGTTCTTCTCCAGCAGGTCGTCGTCGGGGACGATCGCGACCGTCGGCAGGGCCGGCTCGATCAGGGCCAGCGGGCCGTGCTTCAGCTCGGAGGCGGGGTAGGCCTCGGCGTGGATGTAGGAGACCTCCTTGAGCTTCAGGGAGGCCTCGCGGGCCACCGGGTAGCCCCGGACGCGGCCGATGAAGAGCATCGAGCGGGCCTCGGCGTACAGCTCGGCCAGCTCCTTGATCTGCTCCTCCTGCTTGAGGATCTCGGTGATCTGCTCGGGCAGCCTGCGCAGGCCGTCGATGATCCGCTTGCCGTCGCGGACCGAGAGGTCACGGGTGCGGCCGAGGTGCAGGGCGAGCAGCGCGAAGGCGACCGTGGTGTTCGTGAAGCACTTGGTGGACACCACGCAGACCTCCGGGCCCGCGTGGACGTAGATCCCGGCGTCCGCCTCGCGGGCGATCGCCGAGCCGACCACGTTGACGACGCCGAAGACCCGCGCGCCCTTGCGCTTGAGCTCCTGGACGGCGGCGAGGACGTCGTACGTCTCACCGGACTGGGAGACGGCCACGTACAGGGTCTCGGGGTCCACCACGGCGTTGCGGTAGCGGAACTCGGAGGCCGGCTCGGCGTCCGCCGGGATGCGGGCCAGCTCCTCGATCATCTGGGCGCCGATCAGGCCCGCGTGGTACGAGGTGCCGCAGCCGAGGATCTTCACGCGGCGGATCTGCCGGGCCTCGCGGGCGTCCAGGTTGAGGCCGCCGAGGTGCACGGTGGAGAAGCGGTCGTCGATGCGGCCGCGCAGCACGCGGTCCACGGCCTCGGCCTGCTCGAAGATCTCCTTGTGCATGTAGGTGTCGTGGCCGCCCATGTCGTACGACTCGGCCTCCCACTCCACCGTGGTGGGCTCGGCGGTGGTGCGCGTGCCCTCGGTGGTGTAGGTGCGGAAGTCGTCGGCCTTGAGGGTGGCCATCTCACCGTCGTCGAGGGTGACTATCTGGCGGGTGTGGGTGACCAGGGCGGCGATGTCGGAGGCGACGAACATCTCCTTCTCGCCGATGCCGAGGACGACCGGGGAGCCGTTGCGGGCCACGACGATCCGGTCCGGGAAGTCGGCGTGCAGCACGGCGATGCCGTAGGTGCCCTCGATCAGCCGGACCGCCTGGCGCACCTTGTCCTCCAGGCGGTCGGCCTGCGAGCGGGCGATGAGGTGGGTGAGGACCTCGGTGTCGGTCTCGGAGAGGAACTCGACGCCGTCCGCCTCCAGCTTGCGGCGCAGGTCGGCGGCGTTGTCGATGATGCCGTTGTGGACGACGGCGACCTTGTTGTCGGCCGACATGTGCGGGTGGGCGTTGACGTCGGAGGGGGCGCCGTGGGTGGCCCAGCGGGTGTGGGCGATGCCGGTGGTGCCCTTGAAGCGCGCCGGGACCTTGGCCTCCAGGTCGCGCACCCGCCCCTTGGCCTTGACCATCGTCAGGCCGGGCGCCTTCGGGGAGGTGACGACCAGCCCCGCGGAGTCGTAGCCGCGGTACTCCAGCCGCTGCAGGCCCTCCAGCAGGAGAGGGGCCACGTCACGCTTCCCGATGTATCCGACAATTCCGCACATGTATAGGTATCTCTCAGCCTGGCGTCTCAGCCGTAGACGATGCGGCGCAGCTGCCTGAGGGTCAGCTCGGGCGGTGCCACCGCTCGGTACTTGAGGTCCGCCGCGATCCGTTCGAAGATCTCCGCGTTGACCAGGCCCTGGGCCTGGAGTTCGCGGTGGCGGCGACGGACGTAGTCCTCCGTCGACTCGTCGAAGTAGGCGAGCACGTCCTGGATCACCCGCAGCGCCTCGCCCCGGCCGAGGGGCGTGGACCGCGTCAGATGATCAACAAGTTCGTCGTGCACCCGGTAGATCCTGA
This genomic interval from Streptomyces sp. NBC_00557 contains the following:
- a CDS encoding carbohydrate ABC transporter permease, producing the protein MTTTELTLPRKAGRRRVMGAGKQLHAGPVAYVVLTVFALVSLAPLVWTAVAASRTDRRLAETPPPLWFGGNLFTNLQTAWDQAGLGTAMFNSVIVAGTITVSTVLFSTLAGFAFAKLRFRFSSLLLLLTIGTMMIPPQLAVVPLYLWMSDLGWSNQLQTVILPSLVTAFGTFFMRQYLVQALPTELIEAARVDGASSIRIVWHVVFPAARPAMAVLGLLTFVFAWNDFLWPIIALNQQNPTVQVALNSLGTGYVPDQAVIMAGALLGTLPLLIAFVLFGKQIVGGIMQGAIKG
- a CDS encoding carbohydrate ABC transporter permease translates to MTSSKQALAHPAASADAAPGTPPGAARGAHGRGTPAGPDSWRSRLYRWDMKASPYAFVSPFFILFGAFTLVPLLYTAWYSLHNVQLSALDHQTWAGLDNYKNLWSSDFFWNALKNTLTIGVISTVPQLLAAIGLAHLLNYKLRGSTVWRVVMLTPYATSVAAATLVFTLLYSWDGGMVNWILHFFGVNPINWRESDWGSQFAVSSIVIWRWTGYNALIYLAAMQAIPTDLYESAAIDGANRWQQFRHVTIPQLRPTILFTVVVSTIGATQLFGEPLLFGGVSGSKGGSEHQYQTLGLYMYDQGWIIGNLGKASAIAWSMFLVLLIIAAVNLLLTRRLRKSQ
- a CDS encoding ABC transporter substrate-binding protein; amino-acid sequence: MRTSIRRSRRLMALAAVAALTTGLLAGCAKDSDDGSSNDSGGNGSGKGKITLTVGTFGVFGYKQAGLYDEYMKLHPDINIKENVTTRTDVYWPKVLTRLQAGSGTDDIQAIEVGNITEAVQTQANKFVDLGKQVDKSQWLDWKNAQATTKDGKLIGLGTDIGPMAICYRKDLLQKAGLPTDRTKLAEMWKGDWAKYVDVGKQYMKKAPKGTKFVDSAASVYNAALGGGDERYYDKDGNVVWDKSDGVKKAWNAAMDVATSDMSAKLKQFDPTWDQGYANGTFATVACPAWMLGYIEQKSGDSGKGKWDVAAAPTAANWGGSFLGVPLASKHQKEAIALAKWLTAPEQQAKVFAKQASFPSTPSAYASLKPAADTTAYFSNAPITQIFADSAKTIPVQYFGIKDQPINSAITDVGILQVEQKGKSPSQGWDAASKEIKDVLGQ
- a CDS encoding LacI family DNA-binding transcriptional regulator codes for the protein MVSHGARGRSGGRPTLEEVAARAGVGRGTVSRVINGSPRVSDATRAAVEAAVAELGYVPNTAARALAANRTDSIALVVPEPETRFFAEPYFSDMLRGVGSELSDTEMQLLLIFAGSDRERRRLAQYLAAHRVDGVLLVSVHADDPLPDMLSQLEIPAVISGPRSAGETLTSVDSDNYGGARSAVEHLLSRGRTRIAHITGRLDVYGAQRRVDGYRDALRDAGRDADELLVEPGDFTEEGGRRAMSVLLERRPDLDAVFAGSDVMAAGARQVLREAGRRIPDDVALVGYDDSAIARHMDPPLTSVRQPIQEMGRAMIDLLLTEIADRRPAASRGLERRHAVLPTELVPRASS
- the orn gene encoding oligoribonuclease encodes the protein MNDRMVWIDCEMTGLSLSDDALIEVAALVTDSELNVLGEGVDIVIRPPEQALETMPEVVRQMHTTSGLLAELPNGTTLKDAEEQVLAYVKEYVKEPGKAPLCGNSVGTDRGFLLRDMPTLEDYLHYRIVDVSSIKELARRWYPRAYFNSPEKNGNHRALADIRESIAELRYYREAIFVPQPGPDSDTAKSIAAKHVLPAR
- a CDS encoding helix-turn-helix domain-containing protein; the protein is MSHDSTAAPEAAARKLSGRRRKEIVAVLLFSGGPIFESSIPLSVFGIDRQDAGVPRYRLLVCAGEEGPLRTTGGLELTAPHGLEAISRAGTVVVPAWRSITAPPPEEALDALRRAHEEGARIVGLCTGAFVLAAAGLLDGRPATTHWMYAPTLAKRYPSVHVDPRELFVDDGDVLTSAGTAAGIDLCLHIVRTDHGNEAAGALARRLVVPPRRSGGQERYLDRSLPEEIGADPLAEVVAWALEHLHEQFDVETLAARAYMSRRTFDRRFRSLTGSAPLQWLITQRVLQAQRVLQAQRLLETSDYSVDEVAGRCGFRSPVALRGHFRRQLGSSPAAYRAAYRARRPQGEKPADAEPQAQASGQPGPAAGLSGHGPMGHAPSVLHSERDNGVPMQSRRQAAGAVGLLPGPRSGN
- a CDS encoding universal stress protein, producing the protein MAGHEFFEPADRKRPVADPTAADPLAAEESRPSCDPAFRHGVVVGFDGSTSSERALAYAVGMAHRSHSGLIIVHVANRLPTTVWAGCEPPVFVDVPDHRTEVLGLELACADHLAEVPWILVERGGDICHELEEVGREYEADAIVVGSTHGIVGRIFGSVAGRLAKRAQRPVIVIP
- a CDS encoding GPR1/FUN34/YaaH family transporter, which produces MDNGVSAGIGSTVVAGRLALGVTLLAFGLGTTGVIHSVAASDAVSLAHYVGGVALFLLGLLAFRGGDSASGTGFAALGALWFTWAVAGHSSANAAGLFLLLFALVALTLTLAGGDSLGQLMYGLLFLAMLVLGVAAFADSSSLTKVGGWVAAVSGAVAWYAATAALAHWPTVLPRRAAGRGVTATG
- the glmS gene encoding glutamine--fructose-6-phosphate transaminase (isomerizing) produces the protein MCGIVGYIGKRDVAPLLLEGLQRLEYRGYDSAGLVVTSPKAPGLTMVKAKGRVRDLEAKVPARFKGTTGIAHTRWATHGAPSDVNAHPHMSADNKVAVVHNGIIDNAADLRRKLEADGVEFLSETDTEVLTHLIARSQADRLEDKVRQAVRLIEGTYGIAVLHADFPDRIVVARNGSPVVLGIGEKEMFVASDIAALVTHTRQIVTLDDGEMATLKADDFRTYTTEGTRTTAEPTTVEWEAESYDMGGHDTYMHKEIFEQAEAVDRVLRGRIDDRFSTVHLGGLNLDAREARQIRRVKILGCGTSYHAGLIGAQMIEELARIPADAEPASEFRYRNAVVDPETLYVAVSQSGETYDVLAAVQELKRKGARVFGVVNVVGSAIAREADAGIYVHAGPEVCVVSTKCFTNTTVAFALLALHLGRTRDLSVRDGKRIIDGLRRLPEQITEILKQEEQIKELAELYAEARSMLFIGRVRGYPVAREASLKLKEVSYIHAEAYPASELKHGPLALIEPALPTVAIVPDDDLLEKNRAALEEIKARSGKILAVAHQPQEKADQTIVVPKNEDELDPILMGIPLQLLAYHTAKALGRDIDKPRNLAKSVTVE